Proteins encoded within one genomic window of Corvus hawaiiensis isolate bCorHaw1 chromosome 9, bCorHaw1.pri.cur, whole genome shotgun sequence:
- the PTGER3 gene encoding prostaglandin E2 receptor EP3 subtype — protein sequence MSPWQQRPPNASAAGGMGPRGNGTGRAAERGSAVSVAIPLTMMLTGVVGNALAMLLVSRSYRAKGSRRKRSFLLCIGSLALTDMLGQLLTSPIVISVYLSGRPWAAMDPSGRLCDFFGFSMTVFGLCPLLIASAMAVERALAIRAPHWYASHMSPRATERGLAAIWAAGVAFALLPLAGLGRYALQWPGTWCFISTAGGSAFAAAFAALGLLSLVVTGACNLATIEALVSRCRAKASAAHPSSQWGRITMETLIQLLGIMCVLSACWSPLLITMLRMISEHTAEPCRGGSGESQRWELRRECNLSLTAVRLASLNQILDPWVYLLLRKILLRKFCQAASAMSKCSNAECRDRSITLAEEIQRTAA from the exons ATGAGCCCCTGGCAGCAGCGCCCGCCCAACGCCAGCGCGGCCGGCGGGATGGGCCCGCGGGGGAACGGCACGGGCCGGGCGGCCGAGCGCGGCAGCGCCGTGTCCGTGGCCATCCCGCTGACCATGATGCTGACGGGCGTCGTGGGCAATGCCCTGGCCATGCTGCTCGTGTCCCGCAGCTACCGCGCCAAGGGCAGCCGCAGGAAGCGCTCGTTCCTGCTGTGCATCGGCTCCCTGGCGCTCACCGACATGCTGGGCCAGCTGCTCACCAGCCCCATCGTCATCTCCGTGTACCTGTCGGGCCGGCCCTGGGCGGCCATGGACCCCTCGGGGCGCCTCTGCGACTTCTTCGGCTTCAGCATGACGGTGTTCGGGCTGTGCCCGCTGCTGATCGCCAGCGCCATGGCCGTGGAGCGGGCGCTGGCCATCCGCGCCCCGCACTGGTACGCGAGCCACATGAGCCCGCGGGCCACCGAGCGCGGCCTGGCCGCCATCTGGGCCGCCGGCGTGGCCTTCGCGCTGCTGCCGCTGGCCGGGCTGGGCCGCTACGCGCTGCAGTGGCCCGGCACCTGGTGCTTCATCAGCACGGCCGGCGGCAGCGCCTTCGCCGCCGCCTTCGCCGCGCTGGGGCTGCTGTCCCTCGTGGTCACCGGCGCCTGCAACCTGGCCACCATCGAGGCGCTCGTGTCCCGCTGCCGCGCCAAGGCCAGCGCGGCGCACCCCAGCTCGCAGTGGGGCCGGATCACCATGGAGACGCTGATCCAGCTGCTGGGCATCATGTGTGTGCTGTCGGCCTGCTGGTCACCGCTGCTG aTCACCATGCTGAGGATGATCTCCGAGCACACGGCCGAGCCCTGCCGGGGCGGCTCCGGCGAATCCCAGCGCTGGGAGCTGCGCAGGGAATGCAACCTGTCGCTGACCGCCGTGCGCCTGGCCTCCCTCAACCAGATCCTGGACCCCTGGGTGTACCTGCTGCTCCGCAAGATCCTGCTGCGCAAGTTCTGCCAGGCAGCCAGCGCCATGTCCAAGTGCTCCAACGCCGAGTGCAGGGACAGGTCCATCACCCTGGCCGAGGAGATCCAGCGGACGGCGGCCTGA
- the ZRANB2 gene encoding zinc finger Ran-binding domain-containing protein 2, translating to MATKNFRVSDGDWICPDKKCGNVNFARRTSCNRCGREKTTEAKMMKAGGTEIGKTLAEKSRGLFSANDWQCKTCGNVNWARRSECNMCNTPKYAKLEERTGYGGGFNERENVEYIEREESDGEYDEFGRKKKKYRGKPVGPASILKEVEDKESEGEDEEDEDEDLSKYKLDEDEDEDDADLSKYNLDASEEEDTNKKKKPPRRSRSKSRSSHSRSSSHSSSHSSSRSRSRSHSRSSSSSRSRSRSSSREQSRSRGSKSRSSSRSYRGSSTPRKRSYSSSRSSSSPERGKKRSRSRSSSSGDRKKRRSRSRSPERRRRSSSGSSHSGSRTSSKKK from the exons ATGGCGACCAAGAACTTCCGCGTGAGCGACGGGGACTGGATCTGCCCCGACAAGAA GTGTGGGAACGTGAACTTCGCCAGGAGGACGAGCTGTAACAGATGTGGCAGAG AGAAGACAACGGAGGCCAAGATGATGAAGGCGGGGGGGACGGAGATCGGGAAGACGCTGGCGGAGAAGAGCCGGGGGCTGTTCAGCGCCAACGACTGGCAGTGCAAAAC ctgtggcaaCGTGAACTGGGCGCGGAGGTCGGAGTGTAACATGTGCAACACCCCCAAGTACGCCAAGCTGGAGGAGAGGACAG GCTATGGAGGAGGATTCAATGAACGGGAGAACGTGGAATACATAGAGCGGGAAGAATCTGACGGGGAGTATGATGAG TTTGGGcgcaaaaagaaaaagtaccGCGGGAAGCCGGTGGGTCCCGCCTCTATCCTGAAGGAAGTGGAAGATAAGGAATCTGagggggaggatgaggaggatgaggatgaagatCTCTCCAAGTATAAGTTGGATGAG gatgaggatgaagatgatgCTGACCTGTCCAAGTACAACCTGGAtgccagtgaggaggaggaCACCAACAAGAAGAAGAAGCCGCCGAGGCGCAGCCGCTCCAAGTCCCGCTCCTCCCACTCGCGCTCGTCCTCGCACTCATCCTCTCACTCGAGCTCAAGGTCTAGGTCCAG GTCCCATTCCAGGAGTTCTTCCAGTTCCAGATCGAGATCCCgctccagctccagggaacAGTCGCGATCTCGCGGGTCCAAATCCAG ATCCAGCTCCAGGTCCTACAGGGGGTCTTCCACCCCAAGGAAAAGATCTTACTCCAGCTCTCGCTCCTCGTCTTCCCCCGAGAGAGGCAAGAAGCGGAGCCGCTCTAGATCCTCTTCCTCTGGTGATCGCAAAAAAAGGCGCTCGAGATCACGGTCACCCGAAAG ACGCCGCAGATCTTCCTCCGGATCCTCCCATTCTGGTTCCCGTACAAgttctaaaaagaaataa